Proteins encoded within one genomic window of Chrysemys picta bellii isolate R12L10 chromosome 6, ASM1138683v2, whole genome shotgun sequence:
- the LOC101951885 gene encoding RING finger protein 112-like isoform X3 — MPRISVSVAGFGSSLQLWSPLCAPSPSVTLLLSSLLQRLDLLVRDWQLSEAYGAEEGQEYLKDITQDLAASSEQPLVLGALRARGTRCYLLPHPGTGFTKSRAGTPGDMDEDFRQSLCDYISTVVRSAGTHVRMDRAGLVLTGAQLAARIKHVSRYLKTQRYDFSSPLKMAEAFAAMRKEKNSKAVEAARREYEQFVQELDRGHQSINCCLRVKPEEMKRRLEGKRRELLKHCQGQLWGEDTQKQAALKVLEQGLARKTSNH, encoded by the exons ATGCCCAGGATCTCAGTGTCGGTGGCTGGGTTCGGCAGCAGCCTCCAGCTCTGGTCTCCTCTctgtgctcccagccccagtgtgaCCCTTCTCCTGAGCTCTCTGTTGCAGCGCCTGGACCTGTTGGTGCGAGATTGGCAGCTCTCCGAAGCCTACGGCGCAGAAGAGGGACAGGAGTATCTCAAAGACATCACACAG GACCTGGCAGCCTCTTCTGAGCAGCCCCTGGTGTTGGGAGCCCTGAGGGCAAGAGGGACCCGGTGCTACCTACTGCCCCACCCTGGCACTGGGTTCACCAAGAGCAGGGCAGGGACACCAGGCG ACATGGACGAGGATTTCCGGCAGTCCCTGTGTGACTACATCAGCACCGTGGTGCGCTCAGCAGGGACACACGTCCGGATGGACCGAGCCGGGCTGGTGCTGACGGGGGCTCAGCTGGCTGCCAGGATCAAG CACGTCTCCCGATACTTGAAGACCCAACGCTACGACTTCTCCTCCCCTCTGAAG atgGCTGAAGCATTTGCAGCGatgagaaaggagaaaaacagcAAAGCAGTAGAAGCCGCCAGGAGAGAATATGAACAATTTGTGCAGGAGCTA GACCGTGGCCACCAGAGTATAAACTGCTGCCTGAGGGTGAAGCCTGAGGAGATGAAGAGACGGCTGGAGGGGAAACGCAGGGAGCTGCTGAAGCATTGCCAGGGGCAGCTGTGGGGCGAGGACACCCAGAAACAGGCTGCCCTGAAGgtgctggagcaggggctggccaGGAAGACATCCAACCACTGA
- the LOC101951885 gene encoding RING finger protein 112-like isoform X4: MLQRRSERPAVCPQSSPSVTLLLSSLLQRLDLLVRDWQLSEAYGAEEGQEYLKDITQDLAASSEQPLVLGALRARGTRCYLLPHPGTGFTKSRAGTPGDMDEDFRQSLCDYISTVVRSAGTHVRMDRAGLVLTGAQLAARIKHVSRYLKTQRYDFSSPLKMAEAFAAMRKEKNSKAVEAARREYEQFVQELDRGHQSINCCLRVKPEEMKRRLEGKRRELLKHCQGQLWGEDTQKQAALKVLEQGLARKTSNH; this comes from the exons ccccagtgtgaCCCTTCTCCTGAGCTCTCTGTTGCAGCGCCTGGACCTGTTGGTGCGAGATTGGCAGCTCTCCGAAGCCTACGGCGCAGAAGAGGGACAGGAGTATCTCAAAGACATCACACAG GACCTGGCAGCCTCTTCTGAGCAGCCCCTGGTGTTGGGAGCCCTGAGGGCAAGAGGGACCCGGTGCTACCTACTGCCCCACCCTGGCACTGGGTTCACCAAGAGCAGGGCAGGGACACCAGGCG ACATGGACGAGGATTTCCGGCAGTCCCTGTGTGACTACATCAGCACCGTGGTGCGCTCAGCAGGGACACACGTCCGGATGGACCGAGCCGGGCTGGTGCTGACGGGGGCTCAGCTGGCTGCCAGGATCAAG CACGTCTCCCGATACTTGAAGACCCAACGCTACGACTTCTCCTCCCCTCTGAAG atgGCTGAAGCATTTGCAGCGatgagaaaggagaaaaacagcAAAGCAGTAGAAGCCGCCAGGAGAGAATATGAACAATTTGTGCAGGAGCTA GACCGTGGCCACCAGAGTATAAACTGCTGCCTGAGGGTGAAGCCTGAGGAGATGAAGAGACGGCTGGAGGGGAAACGCAGGGAGCTGCTGAAGCATTGCCAGGGGCAGCTGTGGGGCGAGGACACCCAGAAACAGGCTGCCCTGAAGgtgctggagcaggggctggccaGGAAGACATCCAACCACTGA